Proteins encoded together in one Riemerella anatipestifer window:
- a CDS encoding phosphoadenosine phosphosulfate reductase family protein, which produces MKNLIITVSGGRSSAMMARHIQTSEKYKNYEKLFLFCNTGMERPETIYFLKNIEKYWNIPLVKIEGVYSNEMGVGVGYKAVDWEELNMMAKPFAEAIAHKNKGIFNGMPSKDAPFCSEMLKTLPAKKFADDVFGMNNYIKAIGFRKEDMPKRISWAEIKEDKKRIFPLLTDFKFPIGQMELNKFWDSQPFKLEIHNKFGNCELCWKKSDTNLIDVIRNGTRFIDWYRKMEEKYGNTSFRGHKSIDDLVELSKLPFTGELNFEENKCVCNF; this is translated from the coding sequence ATGAAAAATTTAATAATAACAGTGTCTGGAGGGAGAAGTTCCGCTATGATGGCACGACACATACAAACTTCTGAAAAATATAAAAATTACGAGAAATTATTTTTGTTCTGCAATACAGGAATGGAGCGACCAGAGACGATATATTTTCTCAAAAATATAGAGAAGTATTGGAATATTCCTTTAGTTAAAATAGAGGGTGTTTACTCAAATGAAATGGGCGTTGGGGTTGGCTACAAGGCGGTAGATTGGGAAGAGTTGAATATGATGGCTAAACCCTTTGCTGAAGCAATAGCACACAAAAATAAAGGGATTTTTAATGGTATGCCAAGCAAAGACGCTCCTTTCTGCTCGGAAATGCTTAAAACATTACCTGCCAAAAAATTTGCAGACGATGTTTTCGGTATGAACAACTATATAAAAGCTATAGGTTTTAGAAAAGAAGATATGCCTAAGCGTATATCTTGGGCTGAAATCAAGGAAGACAAGAAGAGAATATTTCCGCTTTTGACCGATTTCAAGTTTCCTATTGGGCAAATGGAATTAAATAAATTTTGGGATAGTCAGCCATTCAAGTTGGAAATACACAACAAATTTGGAAACTGCGAACTATGTTGGAAAAAATCTGACACCAATCTAATAGATGTTATCCGAAATGGAACTCGTTTTATAGATTGGTATAGAAAAATGGAGGAGAAATATGGCAATACCTCTTTTAGAGGTCATAAAAGCATTGACGATTTAGTAGAGCTTTCTAAGCTCCCTTTTACAGGAGAGCTAAACTTTGAAGAAAACAAATGTGTTTGCAACTTTTAA
- a CDS encoding DUF4942 domain-containing protein — protein MNPPFSEFRKHFLHAWNIAPDGCEIVSLCNYDNVSDRGSFLREKEEILNIIEAYGYKSDLGNVFSNAERQTDVSIGLIKVYKPITSESLNFDDYFDNTGGFDIDSSEEGIIRYSEIDNLVNSYKGIAKYSEKLFEDAELFMQMAKSCGVGVSIKIGVELKENKINRQLFLREVQVQLWHKVFKLFNIEKYVTSSVAKDLEAWVRYKSQTPFTKRNIFKMIEIIYGTKDHNFKRSLVEAIDNYTRHTKENRYSVEGWATNSGHLLNRKFIVPNMCKVRWCKNNHLRVDSSGYMENFNDLLKVLCSLEGKNYDKIERLNAWEEFERGIWHDMEFFRYKGFKKGTMHFEFKDKNVWERLNRAYAQAKGNVLPEKL, from the coding sequence ATGAATCCGCCGTTTAGCGAGTTCAGAAAGCATTTTTTACACGCCTGGAATATTGCTCCTGACGGTTGTGAAATAGTCAGCCTTTGCAATTACGACAACGTAAGTGATAGAGGGAGTTTCCTAAGAGAAAAAGAAGAAATCCTAAACATCATTGAGGCTTACGGTTATAAGTCTGATTTAGGCAATGTGTTCAGCAATGCTGAGAGGCAAACCGATGTAAGTATCGGCTTAATCAAAGTCTATAAGCCCATTACAAGCGAGAGCCTAAATTTTGACGATTATTTCGACAATACAGGAGGCTTTGATATTGATAGTTCAGAGGAGGGTATTATAAGGTACAGCGAGATTGACAACCTTGTAAACTCGTACAAAGGAATAGCTAAGTATTCTGAAAAGCTATTTGAAGATGCCGAACTATTTATGCAAATGGCTAAATCTTGTGGAGTTGGCGTTTCAATAAAGATAGGCGTTGAACTAAAGGAAAATAAGATAAACAGACAACTGTTTTTAAGGGAGGTTCAAGTGCAACTTTGGCATAAAGTATTTAAGCTGTTTAATATTGAAAAATATGTTACTAGTTCTGTTGCGAAAGATTTGGAAGCGTGGGTAAGATACAAGAGCCAAACTCCTTTTACCAAAAGAAACATCTTTAAAATGATAGAAATTATTTATGGAACGAAAGACCATAATTTCAAACGCTCGTTAGTTGAAGCTATTGACAACTACACACGCCACACGAAAGAGAATAGGTATTCGGTGGAGGGTTGGGCTACTAACTCAGGACACCTACTAAATAGAAAATTCATTGTGCCTAATATGTGTAAGGTACGATGGTGTAAAAACAACCATTTAAGGGTTGATAGCTCAGGATATATGGAAAATTTCAATGACTTATTGAAAGTGTTATGTTCGTTAGAGGGGAAAAACTATGATAAGATAGAACGACTAAATGCTTGGGAAGAATTTGAAAGGGGTATTTGGCACGATATGGAGTTTTTCCGATACAAAGGGTTTAAAAAAGGAACGATGCACTTTGAGTTCAAAGATAAAAATGTTTGGGAGAGGCTCAATAGAGCCTATGCTCAAGCTAAAGGAAATGTGTTACCAGAAAAACTATGA